Proteins co-encoded in one Spirosoma endbachense genomic window:
- a CDS encoding NUDIX hydrolase yields MSKHQEALQDAPKFRFWKSQMESNGIKINAINDFYIRRRHNGEVLFAMLEVDADTPEGDKIPPALFLKGHAASILVSLIDNETKQKFVVLVRQRRISDGSQTYEHPAGMVDAGDAPDEVAARELGEEIGLDVTAADLTKLNPRLWFPSTGTSDEAMHFFFIERELPRDEIMAFHHKDMGNQSEFERITTVVTTLPEAHKVVNNVNGLLIHFLYLQHVGDYETMKLL; encoded by the coding sequence ATGAGTAAACACCAAGAAGCCCTTCAGGATGCGCCAAAATTCCGGTTCTGGAAAAGTCAGATGGAAAGTAACGGCATCAAGATTAACGCTATCAATGATTTTTATATCCGGCGTCGGCACAACGGCGAAGTGTTGTTTGCGATGCTTGAAGTAGATGCCGATACGCCTGAAGGTGATAAAATTCCGCCTGCCCTTTTTCTGAAAGGCCATGCAGCGTCGATCCTGGTTTCGCTGATTGATAACGAGACGAAACAAAAATTTGTGGTACTGGTACGACAACGTCGCATTTCGGACGGCTCCCAAACCTACGAGCACCCTGCTGGAATGGTCGATGCCGGTGATGCACCAGATGAAGTAGCAGCCCGCGAATTAGGGGAAGAAATTGGTTTGGACGTTACAGCCGCTGATCTTACGAAACTAAATCCACGGCTGTGGTTTCCGAGCACAGGCACCAGTGACGAAGCCATGCATTTTTTCTTTATCGAACGCGAGCTTCCCCGCGACGAAATCATGGCCTTTCATCATAAAGATATGGGTAACCAATCTGAATTTGAGCGCATTACAACTGTGGTAACAACGTTACCCGAAGCACATAAAGTAGTAAATAATGTCAATGGTCTGCTGATTCACTTCCTCTATCTGCAACACGTTGGCGATTATGAAACGATGAAATTGCTATAA
- a CDS encoding LON peptidase substrate-binding domain-containing protein — MEKTLPLFPLNLIVYPGEDLNLHIFEPRYRQLINECLEEERTFGIPAFINNKLPGYGTEMHVTTLHKRYDDGRMDIKSKGVTVFRLVNFENPVAGKLYAGGDVELVEPGDGFSAHAIPLTERLERLYNLLQIETDYDSASANFSYKVAHKVGLSVEQEYELLTLETEAERQLFLIQHLNNVLPVVADMERTKQRIRMNGHFKNLDPLNF, encoded by the coding sequence ATGGAAAAGACGTTACCGCTGTTCCCGCTTAACCTAATCGTTTATCCGGGCGAAGATTTGAACCTTCACATCTTCGAGCCGCGCTATCGCCAACTCATCAATGAATGTCTGGAAGAGGAGCGGACATTCGGAATTCCAGCCTTTATCAACAATAAATTGCCCGGCTACGGCACCGAAATGCACGTAACAACCCTTCACAAGCGCTACGACGATGGCCGGATGGACATTAAATCGAAAGGGGTGACCGTTTTTCGGTTAGTCAATTTTGAAAATCCGGTAGCCGGGAAACTCTACGCTGGCGGTGATGTCGAACTGGTTGAACCAGGAGATGGCTTTAGTGCCCATGCTATTCCGCTGACAGAACGGCTGGAACGGCTTTATAATTTATTGCAGATTGAAACGGATTATGATTCGGCCAGCGCCAATTTCTCCTATAAAGTCGCTCACAAAGTTGGTCTGTCTGTAGAGCAGGAATATGAACTCCTGACGCTTGAAACCGAAGCCGAGCGCCAGCTTTTTCTGATCCAGCATCTCAATAATGTGTTGCCTGTCGTTGCCGATATGGAGCGTACCAAGCAACGCATTCGCATGAATGGACATTTCAAGAACCTCGATCCACTCAATTTTTGA
- a CDS encoding cysteine hydrolase family protein — protein MTNAFLIIDTQFDFCHPDGALFVPGAEQDVERMANLIRQHADQIDHIVVTLDTHHLLDIAHPLFWQDENGQHPAPFTHISADDVDAGRWVPRFSVEKARQYVHDLEADGQFQHFIWPEHCLIGSRGAALHDTLLDALKVWSRKRELDYVAVPKGLHPLSEHFGIFRAQVPDPNVPETQLNTKLIADLERFDTVYLMGEAKSHCVANSLKQILDFAPTLIAKIVVVTDCMSDVTGLGYLADSIYAEARARNVRFLAADAIFG, from the coding sequence ATTTGATTTCTGTCATCCCGACGGCGCCTTGTTTGTGCCAGGGGCTGAGCAGGACGTTGAGCGTATGGCGAACCTCATTCGCCAGCATGCCGATCAGATCGATCATATTGTTGTAACGCTCGATACGCATCATCTGCTCGATATTGCTCATCCACTGTTCTGGCAGGATGAAAATGGGCAACACCCGGCCCCTTTTACCCACATTTCAGCCGATGACGTAGACGCAGGACGTTGGGTGCCTCGTTTTTCGGTCGAAAAGGCCCGTCAGTATGTTCATGATCTGGAGGCCGATGGCCAGTTTCAACACTTTATATGGCCTGAACATTGCCTGATTGGCTCGCGTGGTGCCGCCCTGCACGATACGTTGCTCGATGCCCTAAAAGTCTGGTCGCGGAAGCGTGAACTCGATTATGTGGCTGTTCCAAAAGGGCTGCATCCTTTATCAGAGCATTTTGGGATCTTTCGGGCGCAGGTTCCTGACCCGAACGTACCCGAAACGCAACTTAACACGAAGTTAATCGCTGATCTTGAGCGTTTCGATACGGTCTATCTGATGGGCGAGGCTAAATCGCATTGCGTGGCCAATAGTTTGAAACAGATTCTGGACTTCGCTCCGACTCTTATCGCCAAAATTGTCGTTGTAACGGATTGCATGTCAGATGTGACCGGCCTGGGCTATCTTGCTGACTCGATTTATGCGGAAGCTCGTGCACGAAACGTGCGTTTTTTGGCAGCTGACGCGATTTTTGGCTGA